Sequence from the Phragmites australis chromosome 11, lpPhrAust1.1, whole genome shotgun sequence genome:
GCTCGTAGTCCTACACTTAGCGGGCTTGGTCCTCGACGACGAGCTGGGGGGCTTGGGACTTCTCCACGGCGTGGGGTACTCAATGGTGGAGGGGGGAGGTCGACGTCCTAGAGCATCTCATTGGAGTGGGAAGGACAGGCGACGATCGGAGGAGCCAAACAGCGCCATCGGCGGGTGAAAACTCTAAtcaccttcttctcttcttgctTCGGTTGGAAACCGAACGACGAAGTGGGGAATTAGGAGGAGCAGCCGAGTTATAAATGGGTAGAGCTTTTTCCAACCCATATAAGCTTGAAAGCCGGCCGAGACTTGCTTCTCCATTCTAGTTTAGTTCGTTGTGGGCTTATAAAGCCTTCAGCTTTTGAGAAGTCCGTATAAGAAGCCAGGTGGTTATTTAGGATTCTAGAGCCAGAAGATAGACACAAGCTCAAATAAACAGTAAATCTAAGCTAGCGTACAACACCTACCCAGTGTAGGTGCAACACGGCCGAGCCGAGCAGACCCGATCTGGGCCGCCGCCGCACTTTCCACCTCCAATCCACCCGCCGTGCACCGCCAGATGTCCATATCCCCACGGCCGCCGTGCGTTGTCGCCCGGGCCGTCCCAGCCGATGGCCGCGGCCCccagcggcggcagcggcgaggaggaggaggtgggggtggaCTGGCAGCACGTTGAGATCTGCCAGTATAAATCTCTCGTCTTCGAGTGCCCCCGCGGGCTCTACCGCagccccgtccccgtccccgagGCCGACAGCCGGCGCCGCCGCgtgctcctccgcctccgcgaaAAGTACCTCCGAGAGCTCGCTCGCTGGGAGGCCCTTGCCTCCCAACACATCGTCCCGCGCCCCGCTCccctgccgcctcctccccaagATTCTTCTGCGGCTCCCCAtcccgccgctgccgccacaACCTCAGCTTTCGCCCTTGACGACCTCCTCACCCAGGTAGCTAGCTTACTTCCTTCACCGGCCGCCTGGCTTGCTTCGCCGCTCTACTTGTTCTTTCCCGTTCTTACTCGCGGTTTGTGGTTTCCTCCCAATTCCGGTGGCTGTGCAGGTAGAGCTGCAGGAGCAGCTGCTCAAGAAGGTGACCGAGTTATGCGACGAGCTGGACGCGCTCTGCAATGCGGGAGAGTCGGACATGGTGGATGCCATTACCGTGTTGCCGGTGTGGGGCGACCCGCGGGGACTCATGAAGTCGCTGTGTTCAGATGAGTAGGCTGTGTCCCTGGTACCAGCTACTCTAGTGGCTGATAATGGCGCGCCTAATGACCTCTTGAGCCCCTTTCGACGGTAATTATTTCCTCCTAGTGTAAAGATAAGCTAATTGATGCTCTTCCTAGTCCAGATGAGATCGGTGCAGGGAAAAGTTGACAGTATTGTGGAGAGGCATGGTTGAGGCCTCATTTTCTTCTGATTCTTCTGGTAGTGGCCTTCTTGAGTTTCTTGTTGATGTGATCAGTCGTCTAGTCGTGTGCATTCATCGTATCAGGGAGCAGATGGAAATCGTCGACAACAACGCCAGAGCCACGGTTGTGCCTGccgttctaaaaaaaaaaaaacttgtgccTTTGTTGTCCTCTGAGGCGTAGTGACTGAAGCTCTGCTGCCGAGCGCCAAAAATCTTTTCATTGCCTCATCGACACGCTTCTGAATATCGTCTGCTTTCTCTCGAGCCTGCATGTACCTATCTTCCATCAGTGTCCTAAACGACTGAAATCTGCAGCTCTTCATTTGCTTTCTCAGGATCAAGGATGAATTGAATTGGGTTTCTAATTtaattttgatgaaataaaaTCGTTCTCTGGTTCCAATTTTGGtgtttgatgaaaataatttgtaaCTTGCAATTTTGCTCAATATACGATCGACATTGTAACTGAGGCAGATCGTAGGGGCGTTCCTTCTGTTCTTGTGGGGATCGAAACCAGTGCACAGATAtcaaaatacatttttttatacGTACATTACTCTGTCATGAACTCAATATTGCAAAGTAGAAGTCGATTGTCAATTCTTGCCCTGTAATAAGCCGAACCCTttctaagaaaatattttgtCTGTACGGTTGCTTTAAACAACTATCTTGAGACAGACGAAA
This genomic interval carries:
- the LOC133883874 gene encoding uncharacterized protein LOC133883874; this encodes MAAAPSGGSGEEEEVGVDWQHVEICQYKSLVFECPRGLYRSPVPVPEADSRRRRVLLRLREKYLRELARWEALASQHIVPRPAPLPPPPQDSSAAPHPAAAATTSAFALDDLLTQVELQEQLLKKVTELCDELDALCNAGESDMVDAITVLPVWGDPRGLMKSLCSDE